Proteins from a single region of Desulfolutivibrio sulfoxidireducens:
- a CDS encoding flagellar brake domain-containing protein, which translates to MKEDLPLQILDSEDMHVVIGSKAIVEPQGVGERFVSKFIGWSAKKYLILHLPSHLALLEHLYNEKKLIIRYISCDGKVCGFETKVQGLIFTPQKVLFVDFPEKIVAHGIRSRKRMNVFLGGEISFNNIKYHCYILNLSSTGCKLVIEIDNHDIVTPKNGDTLYLKFILPGVSPSDYSIECYIVRIFENKKRGFNQYGVKFANSKESTLTSINDYIAHSEKYMEESCSLDN; encoded by the coding sequence ATAGTGAAGACATGCATGTGGTGATCGGATCCAAGGCCATTGTCGAACCGCAGGGTGTCGGGGAACGATTCGTTTCGAAATTCATAGGATGGTCGGCAAAAAAATACCTTATCCTGCACCTTCCTTCCCATCTTGCCCTCCTCGAACATCTATACAACGAAAAAAAATTAATAATTCGCTATATATCTTGCGACGGAAAAGTGTGCGGATTCGAAACAAAAGTCCAGGGGCTTATCTTTACGCCTCAAAAAGTACTATTTGTGGATTTTCCAGAAAAAATCGTTGCCCACGGGATACGCAGTAGAAAGCGCATGAATGTATTCCTTGGAGGAGAAATATCTTTCAATAACATAAAATATCACTGTTACATTCTTAATCTATCTTCAACTGGCTGCAAATTAGTCATTGAAATCGATAACCATGACATAGTAACACCAAAAAATGGCGATACTCTTTATCTTAAATTCATACTTCCTGGAGTAAGTCCATCAGACTATTCCATTGAATGTTATATCGTTCGTATATTCGAAAACAAAAAACGCGGGTTCAACCAATATGGAGTCAAGTTTGCGAATTCAAAGGAAAGCACTTTGACTTCCATAAATGATTATATCGCTCATTCGGAAAAATATATGGAAGAATCGTGTTCCCTCGACAATTGA
- a CDS encoding alpha/beta fold hydrolase, with amino-acid sequence MFACRADRLPLSPVEARSIVLADGVTLEYGLVGSGRPLLLLTGYAMTREMWDSGFIRELALSRRVILMDNRGMGQTPLGDAAEISITRMARDAVAVLEALDRGRADVLGWSMGGMIAQELALERPDMVCSLVLLASASDIAPLVPELERLNAMNSEEIRQAMFPPGWSAAHPEAYDRVMPRPRPPDMRVVAAQYTAMRQWTGTSGRLGDIRAPVLLLVGAEDRVCPPGASQAMYERLSGRADAPLALEVVAQGSHWMMHQFPEELARMVNAFLLAQHCAPAR; translated from the coding sequence TTGTTTGCCTGTCGCGCGGACAGGCTGCCCCTGTCGCCTGTCGAGGCGCGATCCATCGTCCTCGCCGACGGCGTGACCCTGGAGTATGGCCTCGTGGGAAGCGGCAGGCCGCTTCTTCTGTTGACCGGTTACGCCATGACCAGGGAGATGTGGGATTCCGGCTTCATACGGGAGTTGGCCCTCTCCCGGCGGGTGATTCTCATGGACAACAGGGGGATGGGACAAACGCCCCTGGGCGATGCGGCCGAAATCTCCATCACCCGCATGGCCCGCGACGCCGTGGCGGTCCTGGAGGCCCTGGACCGAGGCCGGGCCGACGTGCTCGGCTGGTCCATGGGCGGCATGATCGCCCAGGAACTGGCCTTGGAACGTCCGGACATGGTCTGCTCCCTGGTCCTTCTGGCCAGCGCCTCGGATATCGCCCCGCTCGTTCCCGAACTGGAACGTCTCAATGCCATGAACAGTGAGGAAATCCGCCAGGCCATGTTCCCCCCGGGGTGGAGCGCCGCGCATCCGGAAGCCTATGACCGGGTCATGCCGCGCCCGAGGCCGCCGGACATGCGGGTTGTCGCGGCGCAGTACACGGCCATGCGGCAATGGACCGGAACGTCCGGCCGCCTCGGGGATATTCGCGCGCCGGTGCTGCTTCTGGTCGGGGCCGAGGACCGGGTCTGTCCGCCCGGGGCGAGCCAGGCCATGTATGAACGCCTATCCGGGAGGGCCGACGCGCCTCTGGCGCTTGAGGTCGTCGCGCAGGGATCACACTGGATGATGCATCAATTTCCTGAGGAACTCGCCAGGATGGTGAACGCCTTCCTCCTTGCCCAGCACTGTGCTCCCGCGCGGTGA
- a CDS encoding class I SAM-dependent methyltransferase has product MREEKEYRRQLHHFVTSSTEKGIELVKIGEILSGLRHRRTFLDIGAGGGDLTIPLSGSFRKTTVVEPNARQVAFLRTQRPEFECIHESWEKVALADRRFDFILCSHVLYYISPGKWLPTVAKMHAHLEPGGRLVLVIQSPIGQVAEFFNAFTRYDVPILDVWKSLGEAYGEENLDVRYFLNDIRTKTLEGMVDIGLFLLCDPSLRRRRPEIAAYFQQRHRIPGGYRLVQDEILLSVSKSG; this is encoded by the coding sequence ATGCGGGAGGAGAAGGAATATCGGCGGCAGTTGCACCATTTCGTCACATCCTCCACGGAAAAGGGGATAGAACTGGTCAAGATCGGTGAGATCCTGAGCGGATTGCGCCATCGACGCACGTTTTTGGACATTGGGGCGGGTGGCGGCGACCTGACCATCCCGCTTTCCGGGTCGTTCAGGAAAACCACGGTGGTGGAGCCCAATGCCCGCCAGGTTGCCTTCCTGCGCACACAGCGCCCGGAATTCGAGTGCATCCACGAATCCTGGGAGAAGGTCGCACTGGCGGACCGGCGTTTTGATTTCATCCTCTGCTCCCATGTTCTGTACTACATAAGCCCGGGGAAGTGGTTGCCGACCGTGGCCAAGATGCATGCCCACCTGGAACCGGGCGGTCGTTTGGTCCTGGTCATCCAGTCCCCCATTGGCCAGGTTGCCGAGTTCTTCAACGCCTTCACCCGCTACGACGTTCCGATTCTGGATGTGTGGAAATCCCTCGGAGAGGCCTATGGGGAAGAAAACCTTGATGTACGGTATTTCTTGAATGATATTCGTACCAAGACCTTGGAGGGCATGGTCGATATCGGCCTTTTTCTGCTGTGCGACCCCAGCCTGCGACGGCGCCGGCCGGAGATTGCCGCCTATTTTCAGCAACGGCATCGGATTCCCGGAGGCTATCGCCTCGTTCAGGATGAAATCCTGCTGTCCGTGTCCAAAAGCGGATAG
- a CDS encoding A24 family peptidase, with the protein MPTSGPAAHVLYGLLAAVTVLAAWRDARTGKIPNAVTFPAMLIFLTGHAILGGLDGLLFSLAGLGAGLTFLLIPHLFGYLGAGDVKLMAVVGAALGISALLTVFLFTSIAGGGLILLHLFLPRRPVATDAATPGPAPDAAPKKPPRTGARRVRYGVAIALGTVAAMAWRLSGRDYIAFF; encoded by the coding sequence ATGCCGACCTCCGGACCCGCCGCCCATGTTCTTTACGGCCTGCTGGCCGCCGTGACTGTCTTGGCCGCGTGGCGGGACGCGCGCACGGGAAAGATCCCCAACGCCGTGACCTTCCCGGCCATGCTGATCTTCCTGACCGGCCACGCCATCCTCGGCGGCCTGGACGGCCTGCTTTTCTCCCTGGCCGGGCTTGGCGCGGGCCTGACCTTCCTGCTCATCCCGCACCTGTTCGGCTACCTGGGCGCGGGCGACGTCAAGCTCATGGCCGTGGTCGGCGCGGCCCTCGGGATTTCCGCCCTGCTCACGGTCTTTTTGTTCACCAGCATCGCCGGGGGCGGGCTCATCCTGTTGCACCTCTTCCTTCCCCGCCGCCCGGTCGCGACGGATGCCGCGACTCCCGGGCCGGCCCCCGACGCGGCCCCGAAAAAGCCCCCCCGCACCGGCGCGCGACGGGTGCGCTACGGGGTGGCCATCGCCCTGGGGACCGTGGCCGCCATGGCCTGGCGGCTGTCCGGCCGGGACTACATCGCCTTTTTCTGA
- a CDS encoding tetratricopeptide repeat protein, which yields MSGPDSGRTRPFRFLRRLPRLAWLAVLTLSLAALFVVLRDLPTDTDLGEALLARRDYAAARTAFERAARGGSAKALWRLGRMAEEGLGTPPDLAKALDFHLRAAAWRNRDAQTRAADLLSAPRDDAPGSPTAADLAQAARWYATAGQRGDNEARYRAGLCLRDGRGAPKDLDKALTWFTRAARRGHVRAMVEAASAHLARAEAGRPGDDRVLAGQWLEKAAGAGDMEAMFRLGELYQNGTFPGAPPQEAWNWFARAAEAGHPQAQYLMARRLDLGDGVAAFPLEAAGWYRRAAAQGHVAAMLRLADMYFKGRGVFQDHAEARRWREAAGEAEASARAVLCLLYATGDPAGRDVAEAARWCGRAAQDGDAESRYLYGLLLERGLGAPRDELGSAKWLAAAAEQGMAEAQYALALVYLGGRGVIRDAAQAFFWCRKAAEQGLPEAQALLASMYDEELRSSRNYAQAVRWYRRAAGAGEVTAQFNLGSMFGKGVGVPVDPVQSLEWFTRAARAGDPRAAFNVGLMHLTGTGTPKNEEQALAWFLRAATEGDARSRQSAAVMYQLGQGTPKNPREAFRLARLAAHQGLPQAQAMLGAAYFEGKIVARDLSESLFWLGLATREPSTEFSRDQALAAKARVEKRLSAEQAARVRERVAAWRPRPAEPSRENDGLAEVRFLESPARNQVKAQEPSPDASEVFGLF from the coding sequence ATGTCAGGTCCAGATAGCGGCCGGACTCGCCCTTTCCGATTCCTACGGCGCCTGCCGCGCCTGGCCTGGCTGGCCGTCCTCACCCTGTCCCTGGCGGCCCTGTTCGTGGTCCTGCGGGACCTCCCCACGGACACGGACCTGGGCGAGGCCCTTTTGGCCCGGCGCGACTACGCCGCCGCCCGGACGGCCTTCGAACGCGCGGCCCGGGGCGGCTCGGCCAAGGCCCTGTGGCGGCTGGGACGCATGGCCGAGGAGGGACTGGGAACGCCGCCGGACCTGGCAAAGGCCCTGGACTTCCATCTGCGCGCGGCGGCCTGGCGCAACCGCGACGCCCAGACCCGGGCGGCCGACCTGCTGTCCGCCCCCCGCGACGATGCGCCGGGATCGCCCACCGCCGCCGACCTGGCCCAGGCCGCCCGGTGGTACGCCACGGCCGGACAGCGCGGGGACAACGAGGCCCGCTACCGCGCGGGGCTGTGCCTGCGCGACGGCCGGGGCGCGCCCAAAGACCTGGACAAGGCCCTGACCTGGTTCACCCGGGCGGCGCGGCGCGGCCATGTCCGGGCCATGGTCGAGGCGGCCTCGGCGCATCTGGCCCGGGCCGAGGCGGGCCGCCCCGGGGATGACCGCGTCCTGGCCGGGCAGTGGCTTGAAAAGGCGGCCGGGGCCGGCGACATGGAGGCCATGTTCCGGCTGGGCGAGCTTTACCAAAACGGGACATTTCCCGGCGCGCCCCCGCAAGAGGCCTGGAACTGGTTCGCCCGGGCCGCCGAGGCCGGCCACCCCCAGGCCCAATACCTCATGGCCCGCCGGCTGGACCTGGGCGATGGCGTGGCCGCCTTTCCCCTGGAGGCGGCCGGCTGGTACCGCCGGGCCGCCGCGCAGGGTCACGTGGCGGCCATGCTGCGCTTGGCGGACATGTATTTCAAGGGCCGGGGGGTCTTTCAGGACCACGCCGAGGCCCGACGCTGGCGGGAAGCGGCGGGAGAGGCCGAGGCCTCGGCCCGGGCCGTGCTGTGCCTTCTGTACGCCACCGGGGACCCGGCCGGGCGCGACGTAGCCGAGGCGGCCCGGTGGTGCGGCAGGGCCGCACAAGACGGTGACGCCGAGTCGCGCTACCTCTACGGTCTGTTGCTGGAACGGGGCCTTGGCGCGCCGCGCGACGAGCTGGGGAGCGCCAAGTGGCTGGCCGCGGCGGCCGAGCAGGGCATGGCCGAGGCCCAATACGCCCTGGCCCTGGTCTATCTCGGCGGCCGGGGGGTGATCCGGGACGCGGCCCAGGCCTTTTTCTGGTGCCGCAAGGCCGCCGAGCAGGGCCTGCCCGAGGCCCAGGCCCTTCTGGCCTCCATGTACGACGAGGAATTGCGCTCCTCGCGCAACTACGCCCAGGCCGTGCGCTGGTATCGCCGGGCGGCCGGGGCCGGCGAGGTGACGGCCCAGTTCAACCTGGGGTCCATGTTCGGCAAGGGCGTGGGCGTGCCCGTGGATCCGGTCCAGTCCCTGGAATGGTTCACCCGGGCGGCCCGGGCCGGGGACCCCCGGGCGGCGTTCAACGTGGGGCTGATGCACCTGACCGGCACGGGCACGCCAAAAAACGAGGAGCAGGCCCTGGCCTGGTTTTTGCGCGCGGCCACGGAGGGGGACGCCCGGTCGCGGCAAAGCGCGGCGGTCATGTACCAGCTCGGCCAGGGAACGCCGAAAAATCCCCGCGAGGCCTTCCGGCTGGCCCGGCTGGCCGCGCACCAGGGCCTGCCTCAGGCCCAGGCCATGCTCGGAGCGGCCTATTTCGAGGGCAAGATCGTGGCCCGGGACCTGTCCGAGTCGCTTTTCTGGCTGGGTCTGGCCACCCGGGAACCCTCCACGGAATTTTCCCGCGACCAGGCCCTAGCGGCCAAGGCCCGGGTGGAGAAGCGGCTGTCCGCCGAGCAGGCGGCCCGGGTCCGGGAGCGGGTGGCGGCCTGGCGGCCGCGTCCGGCCGAGCCCTCGCGGGAAAACGACGGCCTGGCCGAGGTACGCTTTCTGGAGAGTCCGGCCAGGAACCAGGTTAAGGCGCAGGAGCCTTCCCCGGACGCGTCCGAGGTGTTCGGGCTCTTCTGA
- the gap gene encoding type I glyceraldehyde-3-phosphate dehydrogenase, giving the protein MSIRIGINGFGRIGRYLIRLLNRDTDVEVVAVNARADNPQMAHLLKYDSVHGHFPGVVETTPDGLSIDGKPIRITRHGAGEWQWGELGCDLVVESTGKFNDRESCEKHLARGAKTVVISAPAKGEDITVVMGVNQHQLKPEHKIISNASCTTNCLAPVVKVLHETFGMKHGIMTTIHSYTMSQRVLDGSHKDWRRGRACAVSMIPTTTGAARAVTKVMPELAGKLDGMSIRVPTPNVSVVDLTAELEKPTDTAGLLAVLKAAANEHMGYTDEPLVSVDFMGDTHGGVVDAGASQVLDGTLAKVLVWYDNEAGFTNQLLRLIKLAGSMM; this is encoded by the coding sequence ATGTCCATTCGGATCGGCATCAACGGATTCGGTCGCATCGGCCGGTATCTGATCAGGCTCTTGAACCGCGACACCGACGTCGAGGTGGTTGCGGTCAACGCCAGGGCGGACAATCCGCAGATGGCCCATCTTCTCAAATACGACTCGGTGCACGGCCATTTTCCCGGCGTGGTCGAGACCACGCCGGACGGCCTGTCCATTGACGGCAAGCCGATCAGGATCACCCGCCACGGCGCCGGGGAGTGGCAGTGGGGGGAACTCGGCTGCGATCTGGTGGTCGAATCCACGGGCAAGTTCAACGACCGCGAGAGCTGTGAAAAGCACCTGGCCCGAGGGGCCAAGACCGTGGTCATCAGCGCCCCGGCCAAGGGCGAGGACATCACCGTGGTCATGGGCGTCAACCAGCATCAGCTCAAACCGGAACACAAGATCATTTCCAACGCCTCCTGCACCACCAACTGTCTGGCCCCGGTGGTCAAGGTCCTGCACGAGACGTTCGGCATGAAGCATGGCATCATGACCACCATCCACTCCTACACCATGAGCCAACGCGTCCTGGACGGCTCCCACAAGGACTGGCGGCGGGGACGGGCCTGCGCCGTATCCATGATCCCCACCACCACCGGCGCGGCCCGGGCCGTGACCAAGGTCATGCCGGAACTGGCCGGGAAGCTCGACGGCATGTCCATCCGGGTGCCCACGCCCAACGTCTCGGTGGTGGATCTTACGGCCGAACTGGAGAAACCCACGGACACGGCGGGCCTGCTGGCCGTGCTCAAGGCCGCGGCCAACGAGCACATGGGCTATACCGACGAACCCCTGGTGTCCGTGGATTTCATGGGCGACACCCACGGCGGCGTGGTGGACGCCGGGGCATCCCAGGTTTTGGATGGCACCCTGGCCAAGGTTCTGGTGTGGTACGACAACGAGGCCGGGTTCACCAACCAGCTTTTGCGCCTGATCAAACTGGCCGGGTCCATGATGTAG
- a CDS encoding HD domain-containing phosphohydrolase — protein MPHRILAIDDEKLNLRVLSGLLRSLGYEAVLADSGEKALAALDASIDLILLDVMMPDMDGFTVARKIRERPDGADVPIIMVTALTGKQDRLSAVEAGANDFIAKPIDMTELRVRMGSLLKMKQSQDQVKRYQAELEAMVRIRTQALRLALENLEESQKTILTAHRETLHRLAAAAEFKDADTANHITRMSRYCAALASWLGLHDGETELVEQASPMHDIGKIGIPDSILLKPGALTPEEWKVMQKHTIFGARILGSSSFELLRAGEIIALSHHEKWDGSGYPSGLSGEDIPLFGRICAVADVFDALTSRRPYKDAFSNEVSLDIMKTGRGSHFDPRILDLFLEHFDEILAIKASYVD, from the coding sequence ATGCCCCATCGCATACTGGCCATTGACGACGAAAAATTGAACCTGCGGGTCCTCAGCGGCCTGTTGCGATCCCTGGGGTACGAGGCGGTCCTGGCCGACAGCGGCGAAAAGGCCCTGGCGGCCCTGGACGCCAGCATCGACCTGATCCTTTTGGATGTCATGATGCCGGACATGGACGGATTCACCGTGGCCAGAAAGATCCGGGAACGCCCGGACGGGGCGGACGTGCCCATCATCATGGTCACGGCCCTGACCGGCAAGCAGGACCGGCTTTCGGCTGTGGAGGCCGGGGCCAACGACTTCATCGCCAAGCCCATCGACATGACCGAGCTTCGGGTGCGCATGGGGTCCCTGCTCAAGATGAAGCAGTCCCAGGATCAGGTGAAGCGATACCAGGCGGAACTCGAGGCCATGGTGCGGATACGCACCCAGGCTCTGCGTCTGGCCCTGGAAAATCTGGAGGAATCCCAGAAGACCATCCTGACCGCCCACCGCGAGACGCTTCACCGCCTGGCGGCGGCGGCCGAGTTCAAGGACGCGGACACCGCCAACCACATCACCCGCATGAGCCGGTATTGCGCGGCCCTGGCCTCTTGGCTCGGCCTGCACGATGGAGAGACGGAACTGGTGGAACAGGCCAGTCCCATGCACGACATCGGCAAGATAGGCATCCCGGACTCGATCCTGCTCAAGCCCGGCGCGCTTACCCCCGAGGAATGGAAAGTGATGCAAAAGCACACCATCTTCGGGGCCCGCATCCTCGGTTCGTCGAGCTTCGAACTGTTGCGCGCCGGGGAGATCATCGCCCTGTCGCACCATGAAAAATGGGATGGCTCGGGCTATCCCTCGGGCCTTTCCGGAGAGGACATCCCCCTTTTCGGGCGCATCTGCGCCGTGGCCGACGTCTTCGACGCCCTGACCAGCCGGCGGCCCTACAAGGATGCCTTCAGCAACGAGGTCTCCCTGGACATCATGAAAACCGGCCGGGGCAGCCACTTCGATCCCCGCATCCTGGACCTTTTCCTGGAACACTTCGACGAGATCCTGGCCATCAAGGCCAGCTATGTCGATTGA
- a CDS encoding Crp/Fnr family transcriptional regulator codes for MPGLVRAGLDVGQKTGNRKAMVGIDKQAAVAGLGLFSGLASDKLAKLAAVAELRRREKGRLLFRTGEPADGFYGVAAGKVRIYRSSPSGKEHILHVFGPGEAFAEVVVFQGGVFPADAQTLEDSELLFFSRQGFLALLRDDPELAMAMLALLSSRLRIFVQKIEELSLKEVPARLAAHLLLLHAAQKKRRLDLELPKGQLAGYLGTIPETLSRVLRRMVEDGLITLDGQAVILRDVDRLAEVASGASIL; via the coding sequence ATGCCCGGTCTGGTCCGGGCCGGCCTTGACGTAGGTCAAAAAACCGGGAATCGGAAGGCCATGGTGGGCATCGACAAACAGGCGGCCGTGGCCGGATTGGGCCTTTTCTCGGGACTTGCGTCGGACAAGCTGGCCAAGCTCGCGGCCGTGGCCGAACTGCGGCGCCGGGAAAAGGGCCGGCTGCTCTTTCGGACCGGGGAGCCGGCCGACGGGTTTTACGGCGTGGCAGCGGGCAAGGTGCGCATCTACCGGTCCTCGCCGTCCGGCAAGGAGCACATCCTGCACGTGTTCGGGCCGGGCGAGGCCTTTGCCGAGGTGGTGGTCTTCCAGGGCGGGGTGTTCCCGGCCGACGCCCAGACCCTGGAGGACAGCGAGCTCCTTTTTTTCTCGCGCCAGGGGTTTCTGGCTCTTTTGCGCGACGACCCGGAACTGGCCATGGCCATGCTGGCCCTTCTGTCCTCGAGATTGCGCATTTTCGTCCAAAAAATAGAGGAGCTAAGCCTCAAGGAGGTGCCCGCCAGGCTCGCCGCCCACCTGCTTTTGCTGCATGCGGCCCAGAAAAAGCGCCGTTTGGACCTGGAACTGCCCAAGGGACAACTGGCCGGATATCTGGGCACCATCCCCGAGACCCTGTCCCGGGTGCTGCGCCGGATGGTCGAGGATGGCCTGATCACCCTGGACGGGCAGGCCGTGATCCTTCGGGACGTGGACCGCCTGGCGGAAGTGGCCTCGGGGGCGAGTATCCTGTAG
- a CDS encoding 4Fe-4S binding protein, with protein MSDPSFRITACRGIPATAEPAPEGPARPHALAMRGDTSALLARTLHDAGWPDFLAAREHTVRHHQALKIVLAGCPNACSGPQIADFGLIRACRPAREPDRCTGCGACVAACPEQAVTLSPKGPVIDRKICLGCGLCARACPHDALTPGRMGWRVMAGGRLGRHPALAVELPGLFTDAEAADLLASLVAFAMARLSPGTRLAALLPRDQAALGRILRGTPTAPSSGASSGPPSERPERRAPRKHRT; from the coding sequence ATGTCCGATCCCTCCTTTCGCATCACGGCCTGCCGGGGCATCCCGGCCACGGCCGAACCGGCCCCCGAAGGCCCCGCCCGCCCCCACGCCCTGGCCATGCGGGGAGACACGTCCGCGCTTTTGGCCCGGACCCTCCATGACGCGGGCTGGCCGGATTTTTTGGCCGCCCGCGAACACACTGTCCGCCACCACCAGGCCCTCAAGATCGTGTTGGCCGGATGCCCCAACGCCTGTTCCGGTCCCCAGATCGCGGATTTCGGACTCATCCGGGCCTGCCGCCCGGCACGCGAGCCGGACCGCTGCACGGGCTGCGGGGCCTGCGTCGCGGCCTGTCCCGAGCAGGCCGTCACCCTCTCCCCCAAAGGCCCGGTCATCGACCGCAAAATCTGCCTGGGCTGCGGCCTGTGCGCCAGGGCCTGCCCCCACGATGCCCTGACGCCCGGCCGCATGGGCTGGCGGGTCATGGCCGGGGGCAGGCTCGGCCGGCATCCGGCCCTGGCCGTGGAATTGCCCGGACTTTTCACCGATGCCGAGGCCGCCGACCTCCTGGCCAGCCTCGTGGCCTTCGCGATGGCCCGCCTGAGCCCCGGGACGCGACTGGCCGCGCTTTTGCCCCGCGATCAGGCGGCCCTTGGCCGCATCCTGCGCGGCACGCCGACCGCCCCGTCGTCCGGCGCTTCCTCCGGCCCCCCATCCGAAAGGCCCGAACGCCGCGCGCCCCGAAAACACCGGACATGA
- a CDS encoding 4Fe-4S binding protein: MAALLSLPAALALLLLAAHGLRFGDMGLLCACLGCAALLFTRWAFARTVCLVALAAGSLLWVDTALTLTAVRRGMGEPWLRLALILGGTAAFTLASGLLLATRRARERFSRNADAAPVQVAAFVTVVALLELARAMAPLPVLLVDRFPPGYGRLEIFALALYAALLAGAMLDPTRAARLRPRYWGLFSAVFFLQLILGLSGLPDFLMTGSLHLPVPALIVGGPLYRGGGYFMPVLYLSTLLLVGPAWCSHLCYIGAWDDAASRLPSRLPSRPPGPLPRHAWPTRSLALVLVVLAALTFRLLGVPGTVAVLSAAAFGLIGVGIMLTLSRRRGMMVHCTAYCPIGLVGNLLGKLSPFRLRMDAGCARFSRCGACARACRYGALSERDVARGRPGLTCTLCGDCVGVCPMKNPSTHMGYRLFALSPETSRRVFLAIVISLHAVFLGVARI; this comes from the coding sequence ATGGCCGCCCTGTTGTCCCTCCCCGCCGCCCTGGCCCTTCTCCTGCTCGCCGCCCACGGCCTGCGTTTCGGGGACATGGGCCTTTTGTGCGCCTGCCTGGGATGCGCGGCCCTGCTTTTTACCCGGTGGGCCTTCGCCCGGACCGTATGCCTTGTGGCCCTCGCGGCCGGGAGCCTCTTGTGGGTGGACACGGCCCTGACCCTTACGGCCGTGCGCCGGGGCATGGGCGAACCCTGGCTCAGGCTGGCCCTGATCCTCGGCGGAACGGCGGCCTTCACCCTGGCCTCGGGCCTGCTCCTGGCCACCCGCCGGGCAAGGGAACGATTCTCTCGAAACGCGGACGCCGCCCCGGTCCAGGTCGCGGCCTTCGTGACGGTCGTCGCGCTCCTGGAACTGGCCAGGGCCATGGCCCCCCTTCCCGTCCTCCTCGTCGACCGCTTCCCGCCCGGATACGGCCGCCTGGAAATCTTCGCCCTGGCCCTGTACGCCGCGCTTCTCGCCGGGGCCATGCTCGATCCCACCCGGGCCGCCCGGCTTCGCCCCCGGTACTGGGGCCTTTTCTCGGCCGTCTTCTTCCTGCAACTCATCCTGGGACTCTCGGGCCTGCCCGATTTCCTGATGACCGGAAGCCTCCATCTCCCCGTGCCCGCGCTCATCGTGGGCGGCCCCCTGTATAGGGGCGGTGGCTATTTCATGCCTGTCCTGTACCTTTCCACCCTCCTCCTGGTCGGCCCGGCCTGGTGCTCGCACCTGTGCTACATCGGGGCCTGGGACGACGCCGCCTCCCGGCTCCCGTCCCGACTCCCGTCCCGGCCGCCCGGCCCACTGCCCCGCCATGCCTGGCCCACCCGATCCCTGGCCCTGGTCCTGGTCGTCCTGGCCGCTCTCACCTTCCGCCTCCTGGGCGTGCCCGGAACCGTCGCCGTCCTTTCGGCCGCCGCCTTCGGCCTGATCGGCGTGGGCATCATGCTCACCCTCTCCCGCCGCCGGGGCATGATGGTCCACTGCACGGCCTATTGCCCCATCGGCCTTGTCGGCAACCTGCTGGGAAAACTCTCCCCCTTCCGCCTGCGCATGGACGCGGGCTGCGCCCGCTTCTCCCGTTGCGGGGCCTGCGCCCGGGCCTGCCGCTACGGGGCACTGTCCGAACGCGACGTGGCCCGGGGCCGGCCGGGCCTGACCTGCACCCTGTGCGGCGACTGCGTGGGCGTGTGCCCCATGAAAAATCCCTCCACCCACATGGGCTACCGCCTGTTCGCCCTGTCCCCCGAGACCTCGCGCCGCGTCTTCCTGGCCATCGTCATCTCCCTGCACGCCGTGTTCCTGGGCGTAGCCCGGATTTGA